The genomic DNA TCTCCAGATGCAATGTAGACAAATTAGAGCCTTGATTGATTGGCTATCGGCTATCAGCAGTCAGCTGTTTAGAAATTACAACTATCTATATTAAGTGATTCACAAATTTCTCAAACATTCTCACCCCTTTACCTGAGCTTAATTGAAGGTTTTCCCTCAGTCATTACCAAAAAATTCTCGATAACTTTCCGCTCTTAGCCCAGTGTTCATAGAAAGTATTTAATAGTAGCAAACACGTTTTTTGGATTTGTTTATGAAACCTAGTTTAAAACGCATTGAGGCAACTTTACATGATTTAGGAACAAATAACAATCAATTATCACCAGAAACATCAGAGGGAAAAAAGCGACCCTTTTCATTTAGGATCAGTATTGGCGCAAAAAAAAATAATAACAAGAGCCAGTCACCGGAAAATCAAGACCACAACACAACAGATACAAATACATCTCCAGAAATATCTGCTCAATCAAAGCAGGATTTATATCCTCAGAATAATTCCGTACAAGCGTTTTCTGTCGAAGTAAATCAAGGTAAAACTCCCAACTTACCCAAATTTAAAACACCAAACTTTAGTAATCATCGGCACGGTGCAAATCCTGGGTTTGCCATGACTCTACTACAAGAAATCCAAGAAACAGTAGCAAACTGGCAAATAGAATTACAAACAATTCTTCAACAAATTCAGGATATTTACTTAGAAGGCCCGGTGATAAATGGTTGGTTAGAGTCTATCACCACCCAAGGACAAGAACCAGCAGGAACAGCTACCCTGCGTCATGCAGAAGTAGAAAAACTGATGGATTATGTCCAGGAAATCTGTCAACCCAGTGAAAAAGCATCCAATCCATCCCGTACAGGCTACCGTCTCTGTGGGGTAGATGCTGCTGGTAAAGTCTGGTCTCGTCCATGTCCAGTGGATCAAGTTCCCAATGTGAGTATGGCAATTGCCAGGTATCAAAAACTACGTCAATTATTTAGCCGGAAACAATATTTGGAGAATCGCTTGAGTCAACTAGCAGAAACTTTGGTCAACTTACATAGCAACATCCAGGACAGTCATAAATAAAGTAATTATGAACAAAATACAAAGTTTTTATAAACCCAGCAGCAGTATAAATACTGTTGGTATTATTGGCGAATTTTAAGGTAGATTAACAAACAATAGACAACTGTAAAATATTAGATATTTGCTGCTCAAAACTTGCAATATCAATCAAGACCATGCCAGATATACAGATTTCTGCCATTATTTGTACTCACAATCGAGATACCTATTTAGGTGCAGCGATTGACAGCTTATTGGCGCAAGAGTTGAGTGTTAACTTTGAAATTGTGGTAGTAGATAATGGATCAAGCGATCGCACCCGTGAAGTCGTAGAACAAAGATCCCACCATCCACAAATTAAGTATATTTTTGAACCCACCATTGGCTTATCAGTAGCTCGTAATACGGGAGCTAAAATAGCCAGTGCAGAAATTCTGGCTTATCTAGATGATGATGCGGAAGCCAGTCGCCAATGGCTGCAAGTTTTATACAACGCATATCAAGAAAATCCCAAACTAGCGATCGCCGGGGGTAAAGTTACCTTGATATGGCCACCAGACACCCAACCACCAAAATGGTTATCATCAGGACTATCAGCCAACTTAGGAGCTTATGATCTGGGCAATGAAACCCTGTACATTCAACAACCAGGTTTAACCCCCAGAGGCTTAAACTACTCCATCCGGCGTAGTTTTTTAGATCAAATAGGCGGTTTTGATCCCCAACTAGGCAGAGTAGGTAAAAACTTACTCTCCAACGAAGAACTACAAATGACCGAATTTGCCCTCCAGCGCAGTTGGCAAGTAGCCTATATTCCCGCCGCCCTAGTAGCCCACAACGTCGCCCCAGAAAGGCTAAAACCATCGTGGTTTTTTAACCGTGGTTGGTGGCAAGGTGTCAGTGAATGTTACAGAGAACAACTAGCCGGAAAAGCAGGTATTGGGCAAATACAACGAGGTAGCGAAAAATTTATACGTGGATTATATAAATCCTTACAATACATTACTGATCCCGCCGAAAGATTTGATAAACTGGTTTATGCTTATGGTCAGATTGGTTACTTAAACGCCGTCATACATGGTCTGATCTTTCAAGCAAACAAAAAATAAATTAAACTAAAAAACAGTAAAAAAAATATTATGTCATCTAAAATTCCAGTTTCTGTCCTCATTCCCGCCAAAAACGAAGAAGCAAACCTACCCGCTTGTTTGACTAGCTTACAAGTAGCCGATGAAATTTTTGTAGTTGATTCCCAAAGCAGCGATCGCAGTATAGAAATAGCCGAAAGTTACGGTGCAAAAATTGTACAATTCAAATTTAACGGCAGTTGGCCAAAAAAGAAAAACTGGTCACTAGAAAACCTCCCTTTTCGCAACGAATGGGTATTAATAGTTGATTGTGATGAAAGAATCACACCAGAATCTTGGCAAGAAATCTCTGAACTAATTCAAAAAGATGAATGTGAAGGTTACTATATCAATCGTCGCGTATTCTTCTTAGGAAAATGGATTCGTCACGGTGGTAAATATCCCGATTGGAATTTGCGGTTATTTAAGCACCAAAAAGGAAGATACGAAAACCTCAACACCGAAGACATCCCCAACACAGGCGATAACGAGGTTCACGAACACGTAATTTTAGATGGAAAAGTCGGGTATCTTAAAGAAGATATGCTCCATGAAGACTTTAAAGACTTGTTTCACTGGTTAGAAAGACATAACCGCTATTCCAACTGGGAAGCCCGCGTTTATTATAATTTACTCACAGGTCAAGATAACAATAATACTATTGGTGCAAATTTCTTCGGTGATGCTGTACAACGCAAACGTTTCTTAAAAACCGTATGGGTAAGATTACCATTTAAACCATTCTTACGATTCATTTTGTTTTACATTATTCAACGTGGTTTTCTAGACGGCAATGCCGGATATATCTATGGGCGTTTATTAAGTCAATATGAGTATCAAATAGGAGTTAAACTTTACGAATTAAGGACTTTAGGCGGAAAACTAAACGTAGCTAACACATCAACATCTGTTCCCAAAACCATAAATCAAGAAGTAGAAGAAACGGCTATTTAAGTCATTAGTTATTGGTCATTGAGAACAACTATTACCCATTACCCATTACCCATTACCCATTACCCATCACAAATGACCAACGAAAAACCATTTGTAAACTTACAGAAATATGAGCAATCTGGGTTTGATCGAGGTCGTCCCGGTTTGTATGTTTTATTATGGTGGTTAGTGCAAGCGATCGCCTTTCCCCTTACTCTCCATAACCTCAACTTTCTTCGTTGCACTTTACTGCGATTATTTGGGGCAAAAATTGGTAAAGGTGTAGTTATTCGCCCCACAGCCCGCTTTACCTATCCTTGGAAAGTAACAATAGGTGATTACAGTTGGATTGGTGACGACGTAGTGTTTTACAGCTTAGATCAAATTCTCATCGGTGAACATTGCGTCGTTTCCCAAAAAAGCTACCTCTGCACAGGTAGTCATGATCTCAAAAATCCCAATTTTAGCTTAAAAACCGCCAGTATTACCATCGGTAATGGTGCATGGGTAGCAACAGACTGTTTTATTGCCCCAGGGGTAAAAATTGGAGCAAACGCCGTCATTGGTGCGCGTAGTAGTGTATTTGCAGATATGCCAGCAGGTCAAGTGTGTTTGGGAACTCCCTGTAAACCTCGATATCCGAGAATTATGGAAAGTGACAGGTGAAAGGTAGAAGGAGTAGAGGAAGATGAATGACACAATCCCCAATTCCTATCTGAACAAAAAATGATAAATTTTGCAGTTTTTATTAAAATCCAAACAACATTAAGAAACTTTCCCACCAAGAAGATTGGAATTGTTCCGTAGTAATTTCCATCTTTTGACGAATATTTTGAATATTCCAGTTAGTTAACTGGGCCAAAGTTTGCGCTTCTTTCTCAAATCGTTGAAATAATGATTGTCTATATTTCCTACCCGCAGAACATTCTAATTCGCCTGTAAATGGATGTTGTAAAACATAACGTCCCTGAAAAGATTCCCGGTTAGAAGTTGTTTGGAACATCAAATCTTCAGGGAACTTATTACGAGTGTAGCGAACGTGTAAACGAGTAATATAAACATTATTAGCAATGAAAGGACGACCAAAACCAGGTCTAATTCTATTATTACCATCACCAAAATTATCTAACCAGAATACACCAGCTTCCTTGAGTTCTTCTGAGTTAAGAGGTTGAGCAGAACAAGGATCACAACTACCCATATCCCAGGCATATTCTAAAAAAGCTACTTTTTTATCTTCTTTAGTGTAAGAATTTTGAAACATGGATTTATAAAAATCACCAAATTCATTCTTCACAAACACAGGAATATTAACATTTGAAGGAACTTTAACAGTGCGATAATTAGTAACTTCTGCCTGTCCTTGGGGTGAAAGAATGTAAACAATTAAATCTTGCTCACTTGTAGAATTAATCATCCCCAAACGAATGGGTAACATAAACTTAGGTGATTCATAGGAAATTTGTAAAGGTCGTAAAAACTGATAACCAGATTTTTCAAACTTATCTAAATTCACCTTAGCTACAAAAAATTTCATCGAGGAACGAATGTAAGGTTTTAATAATTGATTTGCTCCCCTTGGCATTTTATAACCATTGCGATTTAACCAAGTTTCCAAACCATTAGATTCCTTAGCACTGAGGACTAAAATATCATATTCTCCCACATTAAACTTGGCCTCAACTGTTACCCCTAAACTCCTATCTGCAAAGGAACTTTCATTTTCCATTGTTCCCCTTGTAGCGGCCATGGGTGCTGGTATTGACCGTAATTTTTCCATTGGGGAACAAGGATCTTCATCAAAGTATTCTACTAATCTGGGCGCACTAAAAGCATCTAATCTTTCCACAATATTCGGTTTAGCAACTCTGACATCTTCTTCCGAAATTACTGTTGGTACAGGCACAACCATCGCAAAGTCTTTAACTTCACCTTGAAAGTCATTAGCCATTGTTAATACGGTTTTATTCTCATCCCTGGCGATAATTACCTGAGAGGCTTTGTTATACAATTTTGTATCAGCTTTGGCAACATAAAAACCACAAAAAGCTAAAGCTGTAGGGGCAAAAGATAAAACTGTGAAAAGTACGATTAGTAAGGGAATAAATAAGCGAAGTTTTTTCATTTTTTTGGAATTGGTAATTGGTAATTATTGATTAAAAGCTGAAAATTTTGGATTATGAATTTTCTATCTGCATCCAAGCAAATCTTGGATAAAACCAAAGACTATCAATGAGAATTGTTAAAGGTGCAAGGGCAAATAAAGCCCAAAAAACAGCGGTAGAAAGATAAAAGTAATTACGCAAAATAAAGGTAGTAAAAGCAATACAAACAGCCCAAATAATCCGCCCAAAGGTAGCATTAGGAATAGAACGGGGATCTGTCACCATAAATAGGGCAAATAATAACAAAGAACCACTCATTAAACGATGAAAATAAACATCCCAAGTCCAACCTAACCAAATATTACGCACAGCTTCTAGGAGAGAATAAGTACCTAAAAAAGCAGCGGTGGTATCCCAACGGCCAACTTTTTTTAAAATCATGCCCCCAGTACCCACAAATAACAGACAATACCACCATTCTTCACCCCATTGACCAGGAGAAACCCAAGCATCAGGGGTTAAGGCTAAAGCGGAAATAATACCAAAATTGGCAGGGTTGAAAAAATGTTTGTTATCAGATTGGAAAATAAATTTACTACCTATGGCTGTTGTAGCGGCTAAAACCATAGTTGTCCAGTGGTCAGCCCGTAGTAGTAAACTTAGTCCTAGAGCGGTAATTAAGGGACTACGGAAATTAAAAATTGTTTGTTTGTGATTTATTTCCGTGCTGGTTACTAAAGACCAATGACTAATGACTAATGACAATATCAACTGTGTTGTTAAAGAAGTTGCGATCGCAATTAAAATCAATTCAGGCCGTAATGTCCAGTCCCTAGTCCCAATTCCTAAAATTAGGAATAAGCTGAGAAATACTATTTGATAGTCTCGAATATCTTTGAACATGATCACTATCTGCGGATTTAACCTTAACTTTTCATTAATTTAGACTATAGTTAAGACAAATCGTCTTCTCGTTACAGAATTTGTTACAAGTATTGATTTGAGTACAGCAATAATATATGCTTTGTCCAATATGTCAATTGTTCAGCTGGACTTTTTTACCGGATTCATCCAAGTTTCTAAACGACCAAAGATTTGAGAAGTAACTAGAGTTAAACATAAATAGATGACAGCTACCGCAGCGTAGATTTCAAACGCTCGATAATTTTCTGCAACTATTAACTGTCCTTTTCTGAATAATTCTTCAAAGCCAATTACAGCCACTAAACTGGTATCTTTTAATAAACTAATGAATTCATTTCCTAATGGTGGTATCATTCGCCGGAATGCTTGGGGAAAAATTACATACCGCATCGTTTGTGCAGGATTTAAACCTAAAGAAAAAGCCGCTTCTGTTTGTCCAGTTTCTATTGATTGAATTCCTGCTCTGACAATTTCAGCGATGTAAGCAGCACTATTTAATGTTAAGGCTATGACTCCAGCAAATAAGCGATTTATTGACCAGGTAAAACCTAATTCTTGAAAAAATGCTGGCAAACCGAAATATACCATAAATATCTGCACTAATAAGGGTGTACCTCGGAAAAAATCTATATAAGCTCTAGCTAACCATTGTACAGGTTTAATGTGAGAAAGGCGAATAATACCAATTAAAGAACCAGATATTAAACCCAGAAAAACTGATAAAAATGCTAGTTGCAATGTGACAAATACACCATTGAATAAATTCGGTAAAGATTGCCAGATTAAGCTCAATGAATTTAGTCTGGCTTTTTCTTGATTTGTAAATGGTGTTGTTTCTGGTAATATTGGCGGTGTGGCATTAAACCATTTTTGATAAATTTGTTGATACTTGCCGTTATTTAAAACTTTGGATAAACCTTGATTGATTAAGGATAAATAAGAGGAATTTTTGGCAGTAGCAATTCCGTAGAATTCCTCTGTTAATAGTTTTTGGATAACTTTGATGCCTTGCAAATTACCTGTATTTATGGCATATAAGGTTACTGGTTCATCATTAATCACAGCATCTACATTACCATTCGCTAATTCTTGTAATGCTAATGGTGCAGAATCAAAACTTATCACCTCCGCACCCGGTATATTTCTGGCTGTTTGGGCGCCAGTTGTACCAATTTGGACAGCAATTTTTTTATTTTTAAGACTGGCAAAATTTTTGATTTCTGTGTTATCTGTGCGTGTAGCGATCGCCAATCCAGCTTTAAAATAGGGACGGGAAAAAGAGATTGTTTTCGCTCTTTCTTCTGTAATTGTAATAGAACTAATGGCTGCATCTATGGTTTGTGCTTGCAGTGCGGGAATAATACCATCAAAGGGTAAACTTTGAAATTCTACCTGGAATTTAGCAGCAGTGGCGATCGCTTTGATTAAATCCACAGAAAACCCTTGTAATTCTCCACCTGTACCCTGAAACTCAAATGGTGGAAATGTCTGATCAGTACCTATCCGTAAGCTTTTCTCAACTATGGGATTAATGCTACAACTAGCTAATAGCAAGCAAGTGAAGCTCATCACCAAACACCAACGTAACCATCCCACAAACACCATTTTTACCCTTTCAGCTAATCAGTTTATGTATATTCCAAATCTAACCATAGATGTTTAACTACGATCAGCAGGAGAATTTTCTGATTGTTGCATAGATATGGAAATGATCACTAGCTGA from Okeanomitos corallinicola TIOX110 includes the following:
- a CDS encoding glycosyltransferase family 2 protein, with translation MSSKIPVSVLIPAKNEEANLPACLTSLQVADEIFVVDSQSSDRSIEIAESYGAKIVQFKFNGSWPKKKNWSLENLPFRNEWVLIVDCDERITPESWQEISELIQKDECEGYYINRRVFFLGKWIRHGGKYPDWNLRLFKHQKGRYENLNTEDIPNTGDNEVHEHVILDGKVGYLKEDMLHEDFKDLFHWLERHNRYSNWEARVYYNLLTGQDNNNTIGANFFGDAVQRKRFLKTVWVRLPFKPFLRFILFYIIQRGFLDGNAGYIYGRLLSQYEYQIGVKLYELRTLGGKLNVANTSTSVPKTINQEVEETAI
- a CDS encoding RnfABCDGE type electron transport complex subunit D; translation: MMFKDIRDYQIVFLSLFLILGIGTRDWTLRPELILIAIATSLTTQLILSLVISHWSLVTSTEINHKQTIFNFRSPLITALGLSLLLRADHWTTMVLAATTAIGSKFIFQSDNKHFFNPANFGIISALALTPDAWVSPGQWGEEWWYCLLFVGTGGMILKKVGRWDTTAAFLGTYSLLEAVRNIWLGWTWDVYFHRLMSGSLLLFALFMVTDPRSIPNATFGRIIWAVCIAFTTFILRNYFYLSTAVFWALFALAPLTILIDSLWFYPRFAWMQIENS
- a CDS encoding glycosyltransferase family 2 protein, with protein sequence MPDIQISAIICTHNRDTYLGAAIDSLLAQELSVNFEIVVVDNGSSDRTREVVEQRSHHPQIKYIFEPTIGLSVARNTGAKIASAEILAYLDDDAEASRQWLQVLYNAYQENPKLAIAGGKVTLIWPPDTQPPKWLSSGLSANLGAYDLGNETLYIQQPGLTPRGLNYSIRRSFLDQIGGFDPQLGRVGKNLLSNEELQMTEFALQRSWQVAYIPAALVAHNVAPERLKPSWFFNRGWWQGVSECYREQLAGKAGIGQIQRGSEKFIRGLYKSLQYITDPAERFDKLVYAYGQIGYLNAVIHGLIFQANKK
- a CDS encoding DUF2330 domain-containing protein, translating into MKKLRLFIPLLIVLFTVLSFAPTALAFCGFYVAKADTKLYNKASQVIIARDENKTVLTMANDFQGEVKDFAMVVPVPTVISEEDVRVAKPNIVERLDAFSAPRLVEYFDEDPCSPMEKLRSIPAPMAATRGTMENESSFADRSLGVTVEAKFNVGEYDILVLSAKESNGLETWLNRNGYKMPRGANQLLKPYIRSSMKFFVAKVNLDKFEKSGYQFLRPLQISYESPKFMLPIRLGMINSTSEQDLIVYILSPQGQAEVTNYRTVKVPSNVNIPVFVKNEFGDFYKSMFQNSYTKEDKKVAFLEYAWDMGSCDPCSAQPLNSEELKEAGVFWLDNFGDGNNRIRPGFGRPFIANNVYITRLHVRYTRNKFPEDLMFQTTSNRESFQGRYVLQHPFTGELECSAGRKYRQSLFQRFEKEAQTLAQLTNWNIQNIRQKMEITTEQFQSSWWESFLMLFGF
- a CDS encoding ABC transporter permease subunit (The N-terminal region of this protein, as described by TIGR01726, is a three transmembrane segment that identifies a subfamily of ABC transporter permease subunits, which specificities that include histidine, arginine, glutamine, glutamate, L-cystine (sic), the opines (in Agrobacterium) octopine and nopaline, etc.) — translated: MVFVGWLRWCLVMSFTCLLLASCSINPIVEKSLRIGTDQTFPPFEFQGTGGELQGFSVDLIKAIATAAKFQVEFQSLPFDGIIPALQAQTIDAAISSITITEERAKTISFSRPYFKAGLAIATRTDNTEIKNFASLKNKKIAVQIGTTGAQTARNIPGAEVISFDSAPLALQELANGNVDAVINDEPVTLYAINTGNLQGIKVIQKLLTEEFYGIATAKNSSYLSLINQGLSKVLNNGKYQQIYQKWFNATPPILPETTPFTNQEKARLNSLSLIWQSLPNLFNGVFVTLQLAFLSVFLGLISGSLIGIIRLSHIKPVQWLARAYIDFFRGTPLLVQIFMVYFGLPAFFQELGFTWSINRLFAGVIALTLNSAAYIAEIVRAGIQSIETGQTEAAFSLGLNPAQTMRYVIFPQAFRRMIPPLGNEFISLLKDTSLVAVIGFEELFRKGQLIVAENYRAFEIYAAVAVIYLCLTLVTSQIFGRLETWMNPVKKSS
- the hpsU gene encoding hormogonium polysaccharide biosynthesis acetyltransferase HpsU, coding for MTNEKPFVNLQKYEQSGFDRGRPGLYVLLWWLVQAIAFPLTLHNLNFLRCTLLRLFGAKIGKGVVIRPTARFTYPWKVTIGDYSWIGDDVVFYSLDQILIGEHCVVSQKSYLCTGSHDLKNPNFSLKTASITIGNGAWVATDCFIAPGVKIGANAVIGARSSVFADMPAGQVCLGTPCKPRYPRIMESDR